The Leifsonia williamsii genome includes a region encoding these proteins:
- a CDS encoding D-sedoheptulose-7-phosphate isomerase produces the protein MAEWMREQLDAHIETARAGEQLLPAIREVGHVLCDAFADGRILYTFGNGGSAADAQHFTGEIIGHYKRDRRPLGAVTLSTDPTTMTCIANDYSYDDVFARQVEGLARPGDVVAAFTTSGRSANIVSALAAARKAGATTVLFGGGDGGPAREHADHVLLSPSSTTPRIQEFHTFMLHAISEMVDAWAAGDLDYLEPVNVDPVDSDPVDSDPVNADPVNAEEQ, from the coding sequence ATGGCTGAGTGGATGCGCGAGCAGCTCGACGCCCACATCGAGACGGCCCGCGCGGGCGAGCAGCTGCTCCCCGCGATCCGGGAGGTCGGCCACGTCCTGTGCGACGCCTTCGCCGATGGCCGCATCCTGTACACGTTCGGCAACGGAGGCAGCGCGGCCGACGCGCAGCACTTCACGGGCGAGATCATCGGCCACTACAAGCGCGACCGCCGCCCGCTCGGCGCGGTCACCCTCAGCACCGACCCGACGACGATGACCTGCATCGCCAACGACTATTCCTACGACGACGTGTTCGCGCGGCAGGTGGAGGGCCTGGCCCGGCCGGGCGATGTCGTCGCCGCGTTCACGACCAGCGGCCGCAGTGCCAACATCGTGTCCGCCCTCGCCGCGGCGCGGAAGGCTGGCGCGACGACGGTCCTCTTCGGCGGTGGAGACGGCGGCCCGGCCCGCGAGCACGCCGACCACGTGCTCCTGAGCCCGTCGTCGACGACGCCGCGGATCCAGGAGTTCCACACCTTCATGCTCCACGCCATCTCTGAGATGGTGGACGCATGGGCCGCCGGCGACCTGGACTATCTGGAGCCCGTCAACGTCGATCCCGTCGACTCCGATCCCGTCGACTCCGATCCCGTCAACGCCGATCCCGTCAACGCCGAGGAGCAGTAG
- a CDS encoding ROK family protein, translated as MANGRRAVLSLDIGGTKLAVGVVTEDGRTHGLVVEPTRREEGPGVIVPRLFDMGHRAIAASGIPAHDIEAVGISCGGPLDARAGVLTGPLHLPGWIDLPIVALAEREFGVPAALENDATAGALGEFRYGAARAVETMVYLTISTGIGGGAVIEGRLHRGAAGNGGEFGHLMVRTGGRHCLCGRDGCLEMYASGTSIAARAREALADRGARSSLATLETVRAEDVVAAAAAGDALATEVWDKTIDLLGVAVTDLVNVFEPDLVVLGGGVTRSGDALLLPLRERVASAAMPPAAAAARIVLAELGDVVCVVGAGAVAFDKVASLATALPTRSRTAKEVQHG; from the coding sequence ATGGCAAACGGCCGACGGGCCGTCCTCTCGCTCGACATCGGCGGCACGAAGCTCGCCGTGGGTGTCGTCACGGAGGATGGCCGCACTCACGGACTCGTCGTCGAGCCCACCCGCCGCGAAGAAGGGCCGGGTGTGATCGTTCCCAGACTGTTCGACATGGGGCACCGCGCGATCGCCGCCTCCGGCATCCCCGCGCACGACATCGAGGCCGTCGGCATCTCGTGCGGCGGCCCGCTCGACGCCCGTGCCGGCGTCCTCACCGGCCCCCTGCACCTTCCCGGCTGGATCGACCTGCCGATCGTCGCGCTCGCCGAGCGCGAGTTCGGCGTCCCGGCCGCGCTCGAGAACGACGCCACCGCCGGCGCGCTGGGCGAGTTCCGCTACGGCGCCGCGCGCGCGGTCGAGACCATGGTTTACCTCACGATCTCCACCGGCATCGGCGGCGGAGCCGTCATCGAGGGCCGCCTGCACCGCGGCGCCGCCGGCAACGGCGGCGAGTTCGGGCACCTCATGGTCCGCACCGGCGGCCGCCACTGCCTGTGCGGGCGCGACGGCTGCCTCGAGATGTACGCGAGCGGCACCTCCATCGCCGCCCGGGCTCGGGAGGCCTTGGCCGACCGCGGCGCCCGATCCAGCCTCGCAACGCTCGAGACCGTGCGCGCCGAGGATGTGGTGGCCGCCGCGGCCGCCGGCGACGCCCTCGCGACCGAGGTGTGGGACAAGACGATCGACCTCCTCGGCGTCGCCGTCACCGACCTGGTCAACGTGTTCGAGCCCGACCTGGTGGTACTCGGAGGCGGGGTGACGCGCTCCGGCGACGCGCTGCTGCTGCCCCTGCGCGAGCGGGTCGCGTCCGCCGCGATGCCGCCCGCCGCCGCTGCCGCCCGGATCGTGCTCGCCGAGCTCGGCGACGTGGTCTGCGTCGTCGGCGCGGGCGCGGTGGCGTTCGACAAGGTGGCGAGCCTGGCCACCGCCCTCCCCACCCGATCCCGCACCGCGAAGGAGGTCCAGCATGGCTGA
- a CDS encoding alpha/beta fold hydrolase, with product MSDEQGRERERLRLHHRWFGDEDSPRPPLLLIHGGGSTIESNWGMLLPHLCSTRTVLAVELQGHGRTASGDGPASFEGSADDVAALLAELGVGPVDVLGFSNGGQVALLLAARHPERVRRLIAASAPFRRDGMIEGFWEGLAAGTFDDLPDVYRSADLAVSHDPGHARRMFELDQELMLGFQGFEEAVIASITAPTLVVGGDRDVVRADHFVELAGLLPDARLLIVPGGHGDYLGEVLAAGGDPRAMEATLPFLLAFLDA from the coding sequence GTGAGCGACGAGCAGGGCAGGGAGCGCGAGCGGCTGCGGCTGCATCACCGGTGGTTCGGCGACGAGGACTCGCCGCGGCCTCCGCTGCTGCTGATCCACGGCGGCGGCTCCACGATCGAGTCGAACTGGGGGATGCTGCTCCCCCACCTCTGCTCCACGCGCACCGTGCTCGCCGTCGAGCTGCAGGGCCACGGTCGCACGGCCTCCGGCGACGGCCCCGCCAGCTTCGAGGGTTCGGCCGACGATGTCGCGGCGCTGCTCGCGGAGCTCGGCGTCGGCCCGGTCGACGTACTCGGGTTCAGCAACGGGGGTCAGGTCGCGCTGCTGCTCGCCGCACGGCACCCCGAGCGGGTGCGCCGGCTGATCGCGGCGTCGGCGCCGTTCCGCCGCGACGGCATGATCGAGGGGTTCTGGGAGGGGCTCGCGGCCGGGACCTTCGACGACCTCCCCGATGTCTATCGCTCGGCCGACCTCGCCGTCAGCCACGACCCCGGCCACGCGCGACGGATGTTCGAGCTCGACCAGGAGCTCATGCTGGGCTTTCAGGGATTCGAGGAGGCCGTGATCGCCTCCATCACCGCCCCGACACTCGTGGTCGGCGGCGACCGCGACGTCGTGCGGGCCGACCACTTCGTGGAGCTGGCCGGCCTGCTGCCCGACGCGCGCCTGCTGATCGTGCCCGGCGGACACGGCGACTACCTGGGCGAGGTGCTCGCGGCGGGCGGGGACCCGCGGGCGATGGAGGCGACGCTCCCGTTCCTCCTGGCATTCCTCGACGCCTGA
- a CDS encoding SRPBCC family protein codes for MTVIETQKDADALTLTFVAEFEAPRERVWQLWADPRQLERWWGPPGYPATFEKYDFEPGGEADYYMTTPEGEKPRGWWRMLAIDPPSRLEFEYGFSNDDGTKAPGDPARGIVTFEERDGVTRMTTLNRFPSAGEYAESMEMGMEEGMRQAMGQIDDLLAEVPS; via the coding sequence ATGACGGTCATCGAGACGCAGAAGGACGCGGACGCGCTCACGCTCACGTTCGTCGCCGAGTTCGAGGCCCCGCGCGAGCGGGTCTGGCAGCTCTGGGCCGACCCGCGGCAGCTCGAGCGCTGGTGGGGGCCTCCCGGCTATCCGGCGACCTTCGAGAAGTACGACTTCGAGCCGGGGGGCGAGGCCGACTATTACATGACCACCCCCGAGGGCGAGAAGCCTCGCGGCTGGTGGCGGATGCTGGCGATCGACCCGCCGAGCCGGCTGGAGTTCGAGTACGGCTTCTCGAACGACGACGGAACCAAGGCCCCTGGCGACCCCGCCCGCGGCATCGTCACGTTCGAGGAGCGCGACGGCGTCACCCGCATGACCACGCTCAACCGGTTCCCCAGCGCCGGCGAGTACGCCGAATCGATGGAGATGGGCATGGAGGAGGGCATGCGCCAGGCCATGGGCCAGATCGACGACCTCCTCGCGGAGGTGCCGAGCTAG
- a CDS encoding ArsR/SmtB family transcription factor → MEPALSDDEVDRLFHALADATRRDIVARALRADHTVSELARHYDMSFAAVQKHVAVLERAGLVGKSVRGRERVVHGDVEAVRRASGLLDRYEQLWRHRVQAMTAILAEDDGAPPDRQERTGR, encoded by the coding sequence ATGGAACCCGCGCTCAGCGACGACGAGGTCGATCGCCTCTTCCACGCGCTGGCGGATGCGACCCGGCGCGACATCGTCGCCCGCGCGCTGCGCGCCGACCACACGGTCAGCGAGCTCGCACGGCACTACGACATGAGCTTCGCGGCCGTGCAGAAGCACGTCGCCGTGCTCGAGCGCGCCGGCCTGGTCGGCAAGAGCGTGCGGGGCAGGGAGCGGGTGGTGCACGGAGACGTGGAGGCCGTCCGCCGCGCCTCCGGCCTCCTCGACCGCTACGAGCAGCTGTGGCGCCACCGCGTGCAGGCCATGACCGCCATCCTCGCCGAGGACGACGGCGCACCACCCGACCGACAGGAGAGGACAGGACGATGA
- a CDS encoding HAD-IIB family hydrolase — MTRADVRTALPALVAFDLDDTLAPSKSPLDPHMAALFERLLARTQVCVISGGRFEQFRDQLIARLPATARREALHLMPTCGTRYLRWIDGEWRLQYAEDLTATERSRALAAVEEEASRLGFWRTDTWGPPLEDRGSQITFSALGQDAPVDAKRAWDPDGSRRNSLRAAVQERLPELEVRSGGSTSIDITRHGVDKAYGMSRLAAVTGIPYADMLFVGDRLDPDGNDFPVVRLGIPTRAVTGWEDTARVVEGLLAAS; from the coding sequence ATGACGCGCGCCGACGTCCGCACCGCGCTGCCCGCGCTGGTCGCCTTCGACCTCGACGACACCCTCGCGCCGTCGAAGTCGCCGCTCGACCCGCACATGGCCGCTCTCTTCGAGCGCCTGCTCGCGCGCACCCAGGTGTGCGTCATCTCCGGCGGCCGGTTCGAGCAGTTCCGTGACCAGCTGATCGCGCGGCTGCCCGCGACGGCCCGCCGCGAGGCGCTGCACCTGATGCCGACCTGCGGCACGCGCTACCTGCGCTGGATCGACGGGGAGTGGAGACTGCAGTACGCCGAGGACCTCACCGCGACCGAGCGCTCCCGGGCGCTCGCCGCGGTCGAGGAGGAGGCGTCGCGCCTGGGCTTCTGGCGCACGGACACCTGGGGCCCTCCGCTCGAGGACCGCGGCTCGCAGATCACCTTCTCGGCCCTCGGTCAGGACGCACCGGTCGACGCCAAGCGCGCCTGGGACCCCGACGGCTCGCGCCGCAACTCCCTCCGCGCCGCCGTGCAGGAGCGCCTCCCCGAGCTGGAGGTGCGCTCGGGCGGCTCCACGAGCATCGACATCACCCGCCACGGCGTCGACAAGGCGTACGGGATGTCGAGGCTGGCGGCGGTCACCGGCATCCCGTACGCCGACATGCTGTTCGTCGGCGACCGCCTCGACCCCGACGGCAACGACTTCCCGGTCGTACGCCTGGGCATCCCGACGCGCGCGGTCACCGGGTGGGAGGACACCGCGAGAGTGGTGGAGGGGCTGCTCGCGGCCTCCTGA